GTGTCGAAGCGGCACGGCATCGGCACGCCGCGTTTGCAAACGGAGGCAAACAAACGGCGCTCGTAGGTACGCGCATGCCGTCGTTACTCACGGTGGTTGTTGCTTGTTTAGCTATGTTAGCTTTGGCGAGCTTCGCCCGGCTGCGTTTAGCCGCTGTCTGACGCTAGCCCTTCCTTATCCCCTTACGCTATTCCACCCtacacgcgcgcgcgtttcGACCTTTACCCACCGTTCGGCTCGCTACATTTGCCAATTCGCTCTTCACCATCCCCGCCCCCCTGCACCCCTCTAACCCCGTTATCTATCCCTTTATTATATTCGCATCTAATTTCCCCATGTCGGGCTACGCTGCAAACTTTGCCGCCCGTTTACTGCGAAACTCCCTCGAACATGCCCAAACTCggataaacagaataaatagacGCGTGTCTAATTTCCCTTTTAAGGTCTATAACAGGCACTTTGCCTGCCCTGGTTTCTTTACATCTGTGCGCGAGCTTGGAAGTGGAAGCCGTTGGGCACGGGAGAACGGTGAATGGCAAATAAGAGCTGCGCAGATATAAATCCAAGGGTTTCAATTTACAACACGCCCCGTCGTGTCGGATAAGCGTCGTTGACCCTCGTTGACCCGCGAATTTGCTTAATTGCTTTACCACGTTCCGACTGCACGGTCGCTTAAAGATAAGCGGCCGCGGCAAACGGCATGTATTTACTCAAAGCTGGGTACTTAACTCCCTCGAACGATGTTTCAGCTGCTGTTTGTCGCCTGCGCTCTGCTCATCTGCACGGCGACGGCCGAGTCGGAAGAGGGGCAGAGCGGAAGGTCGCGGGTCTCGGATGATCAACTAAACATGGCCCTGAGCGATCAGCGATACTTGAGGAGACAGCTTAAGTGCGCCCTGGGAGAGGCTCCCTGCGACCCCGTTGGAAGACGTTTAAAAAGTACGCGTTCCGTACCGTAAATTGCAAATCCCCCCCGGGGAGGTAACTTCCGGGCTGTGCACTACATTAAAATAACGTGCGCGCGTCCCGCCCTGACGTTAACATCCTCTACGCGGCGGGACTGACGGCCGTTGACATTTTTCAATTAACCGAGCTAGTCTTCCGAAATTTCTGTAAAACGACCAGGGAAGAAACGAAAGGGGGGGGGACGCGCGCGCAGGGAAAGAGGAGAGCCCGGCATTCTGTTCGATTCAAAGGATAAACTGATCTCCGTTGGAGTTAAGCCCATTTTGCGGGAAACTCCGACGGTGGTCGGAACGGCGAGTCATCGAATTGCTTAGATCGGATTTATACCCGTATTTCGAGGGCCGCGTGTTTCCTCCAAGACTTTGCCGATAAATTTCTATAAAGTTACCGGCAGAATTCGATTTAACCGGGGCGTTGTTATCCAGGTTTAGCACCGCTGGTTTTGAGAGGCTCCTGCCCGCAATGTAGCCCCGAGGAAACACGACAGATCAAGAAGGTCCTTTCACACATTCAGCGGACCTATCCGAAGGAATGGTCGAGGATAGTGCAGCAGTACGCCGGAGTTTCGTAAGACCCACGGATAATGGGAGCAGCTGAGGGGAAAACGACGATGCTGGATGCGCGTCGATAAAAAGGGAGGAGCACCTGACGCGGCCGAGAAGAACGACTAAGATCCATTTACAACAGAGccattcggtcggtcgtccaTCGTGCGCCTGGCATCGGCGTTATTTCTTACGAGCGAGAGATTAAAAACTATCTCTTTACACGTCTCGAAAGAGGCGCCGAGGGAACCGCTCGCGGAACACGGGGCGTTATCCTCCCTGAAAAACGCGTTTACCCTCGTTCAGCATTGTTAACCGTTATAAACAGTATTTTATACTCTCTAATATATACATTCATATACGAATAAAGTTTGTTATCCAATACAATAATGGGTGTTGCCCCCTCCCCTCTGAGTACTGGCCTCGGTATCGACCGCGCTCGCAGCACCGATCGAATTTCACTGGCGGAACAGTGAGTTACAAAGTTGAGGGTGGCGCATGAAAAGGAGAAGGGTGACGTTCAgaagcgaggacgaggacagtAATAACGGTGGATGGAAGATATAAGCAGAGGGGAAGTAATAAGCCGGattcatattttatattttattcccGCGTCTCGGCTGCCTTCAATTCCGCTGTATTACAATAGACAGCTTTATTCCCGTAAACTACGCGAGAAACTGTGTATACCGGGATCGTTTTATAAGGACCGAATTGCAAGTGGAACGGTTCCGCGAATATCTCTCGATGCCTCGCTTCCTGTTGAACCGCGCGCCGCGTCGCGATATTACGACTGATCGCTGGATCGCTACGCGCTGGCAGAGAGTTTCGCTTTCTACCAGCGCGTTACGCAACGATCGCGACGTGCACTCTTCGCCACGCGACTCACGTGGCTCGCATGCGACATCGGGATCGTTCCAAAGACGGGGGATGCCACCGCGAAACGCAACTAGTTGCTTCCAGCTATGTGTAGTACCCTACCTTACCCTCTTACCTTCTCACACTCCTCGCACTGCCGAGCCTCCTGAGACCCCTGAGTGGCTGCAGGCGCTGGCAAAGCGCTGCAACCTTTTCCCAAAAGGACGCGCCTCACGCCCGGAACCCTCCAGCGGCAACAGCAGCGCGTTGCTGCAGCTTAAAGAGTCAACATGTATCGCGAGCCGGATTTAACCGGATTTATCGAAAATTAACGACAATCAACAAGTTGCTAATTATATGGAGTATAATTAACGATATATCCCAGAGCCGACCAATTACCAAGAGGTCGTGGCTGCGCTGTAATGCCGCCAGTCCGCGCCGCGCCGTCCCCTCCCCCGCATGCAAATTCTTTCCTCCGTGTTTCACCTCTATTCCGCCTCGTTTATATTTCATTTCGCCGCTGTCGATAGCCCCGGTCCAGATCAATTATCGCGCATTCCGATGGAGATTGAATTGCCACGGGAATCGCAGGTATTTTCGACCACACCCACGACTTTGCGCTCTTGACGACCAAGTTTCGGGGTCGTCCTTGAGTGTCGGGTCAAGGCTCCAACGCACGATGGAACGAATCGATTTAGGTCAGGTTTGTCGGCTAACCTACCACCGAAGACACTCGAGAACGCAGTGCCGCTGGAAGGAGAAAGCTACTTGTGTAAAAGTCGAGGATTACTCGCGAGGAGAGACCGTTTCATTAGGCAAGAACGGTGGCTCTACGAGGCGTTTCACTTTTCAGGTGAAACCGAAGCGGAGACTCGCTTCGTACACTTCGGGGACAAGTTTGGGCGGACGAAGAGCGCGGACGGTGCCTGACGAGAACAGTCGGGCGAGAAAGATCGTGGAACCTCGAAAGAAACGCGTACGCGGCTTCCAAGTCGCGCCGTGTACATTTCAGCGAGCACTTCTTCCCGATTCACGCGTAATGATACGCTCGCCCCgaggaaatacaaatattggaaCGCGCGAGGGGGATCCCTGAATTAACCCTTTTAGTGCCAGGCGAAAAAGAGGTGCCTTTGCGAGAATAACCGGCCGAATTTGACGGTTTTACTAGGGTTTGGGAAAATGCTCGTAAAAACCAAACGAGAAACAATATTTacgaaatagagaacaaaacaaTGACACtagtttttctatattcattgaaaattatatagatAACAAAGGTATAAAAGATCATAAAGAAAGTAAAAGTCCAGTTCTCTCTTAGAAAACGTATTTGCACATACAGAAAGTCATCTTTTCATCGTAATTTTATATAGACCATTTATTACAAAGTATATACTTTGCATTTCCGATATATTTCGTAACAAGATAAATAATATTGcataacaaacataaaaaaataactcGAAGGTACATGGTAAGCGCCGGACGGATTATTAGTCGTCGTCCACAAAGAGTTAAAAcgacaaactatttttttttaattctctcgtaATGAAATTAGACCATTTATAACGTATTATAAATAAGACGCGGGCCGATATATCGGCCTCCGGCACTAAAAGGGTTAATGTCTGCCTTCTCGGCTCGTCGTGGATGACACCGAACGCGCACCTGTTATATCATATATTTGCAGGTTTCTCATTGGAATTATCGCTGCTTCTTCGGCCCACTTTACTCGCGCGCGACCAGCCAAGCGAGTCAAGCGGCACGGCGAGGAAACCGGCGAGACATAAATAGGAGTTTGCAGGAAAGTATCTTTATACGGAAAGGCGACACGTTTCTCTTCGGATGAAGCAAGTACGGGGAACCACCACCGGCGTGCCATACATTCACGGTGGATTATCATAAACGAGATTACAGCAGATAACGCGGGAGCTCGCGGCGATCGAAAAACGATAGCGCATGGAAATATAGGAGCTTTCGAAGAGAAGCCGGAGCTGCCATAAGGGAACGGTAAACTCGCTCTTATGAGAACTCAGTCGAAGGGTCGGGCGGAAACTTTTCTTTCGAGCTGTCTAACTGATCGCCTGATCGCGCAGGGCAACGCGTATTTCGCGAAAGGGCGAATGGAAATCCATTGCGCGAGAAGTGTTTCCCGGAGAAATTGGGGGAATAACCTGGAGCTGATACGGCTGTAAGAGGAATCGTTGGGAAATACACTTTTGCACGTAACTATGTCGCCCCGAAATCGGAGATAAGCGTTATACATAATAAAGCGATAAAAGGCTGGTTCGTAGGGCAATTTTAGAAGCGCGTCCCAGGGCATTGCGGAATATTCGTAGGCCGCGCGGAAGCGCGTCCACCTTTTTGGAATAACAATAAACCGAGGCCGGGGGAAACACGCGATTCGTACAGGGGTTATGGGGCCCGCGGTGGTTGGAGCGCGACCCCATTTCCACATACATATAATTCGTTATACGATCACGATAAAACGACCTACTCTTTGTCTCTCCACGTGGGTCGTTAAAACGGCGCGGCAGGATCGGCAGGATCCCTCGAGCGCGGTCCTCGACTTGCTCGGGTACGCGGCTCATCCTGAGGGATCATCGTTCCGAGCCACTATCGACCAGCGTCGATACGGAAGGCCAACTGGTTTCGTTCGATCTGGAAAACAGATAAAAGGGCGCGTTAGGCTGGTGTAGGTTGTACATAGGTGTATGTACTGGCGTAGGTGTATGGGGTACCTACGTACGGTTGATCGGCTAGGGAAGAGTGGCCAGTGGGGGCCAAAAGGGACGAAGGAAGAGAGGGAAACGGGAGAAGAAGTTTCCGAGGCAAGTTTCCGACGAGAGGGAATCTTTATAGGACAAGGAGTCCGGCTGCGAGTGATTTCTTGGGTCGGCGAGGAGTTGGCATTTTCGCACGTACCGAGTGCCGGCGCATAGCCCAAAGAGCGGCTGCGCTTTGCCCAATATTTATGTACACACGGGAGAGAAACAAGTTTCCGGTTCGCTCGTTGACGCCGCCGGCAGAAAGGAGCTTTCCGCGATAAAAGTTTCGCttatatgtacgtatgtatgtacgtagcgGCCCGATTCCATAGCGGAGCGTAGAAAGGGTAGCCGGGAGACGCCGGGAGACCTCGGATTGGAGGTCTCGAAAGATTCAGCGCGGGCCGGCACAAACCGAGGGAAACCCCGCATCGGGAACGAGCAATGAAACGTAAAGTTAATTCGTTATTCACGCGATGCGTGCCGCGTTTACAAAGCGGAGCTAGCCTCCATCGAGACGGACGGAATTGCCGGGCGTATTTAAATTCAGTCTCCGTGAACGTCGTCCGGAATATCGAAGAGCATTCGTTACCCGAGTACAGATAGTGGCCGGCTATCGCGAGTCAAAGCAAGTGTTCCTCCGGTATGTAATCGGCGCGACGCAGCGGCGACGGTGGCTGCGGAGCGAGCGGTGCCAGTCACCTTATACATATGCAAACCTCTTATCCTCTGGAATCTAGAGTCTCGGTCCTATTAACAAAGAATGAACTCCGCCACACCGCTGCCTAATACGCAGCGCAGCGGTATAGCGCGGCGAGAAAGCGGTCGGGGATAACCTTATCGCCGGCAATCCTCGGAGGCGGTGCGCCGAACTGACAGAATTAAAAAGCACATTTCCGGCAAGGCGGAGAAGATTCTGTTTGGGGAACAGAAGCGCGACACAAAGGGGAAGAGTCATAATCTCTTTGGAAGAGGGGAGGGGGTGAGAAGGAGCGGTGGGCTATTAAGAGCACGTGGTTCGATAAAGATCAGGCTTTTCCGAGTCAGGGTGCGATTGCATTGGACCGTCGCGTCGGAGGCGAGAAGAAGAGGCGGACGGAGTGAAAACAGAGAACGGAATTAAAGGATACGATGCTAACGAGGCTGGAATACACGAAGCAACCCGACGCATCCAATACGCTTCCGGCGACGCTTGCCGCTCACAATGCCTGCATACAGACGCACCACTCGCGAATGACCCGCCACACACGTAGACGCATTTTCTTGCAGGTACTTACAAACACTAGCGCGTATGCGTCCCTCTGTACAGGACGATTCAAAAACACATTGACAAACTTTGCGGACGCTCCTGGTTCAAAGGAGATCCTCCTAGCGCGCTGCCTCTGTAAACACCGGCCGCAACGTTTCTTTGACTGGATTCGTGTTTGGGAAATAATCCTTTTCCGATGACGCAGCTTCTGCAATGGCTTCTTGGAAATGTAAACGAGCGATCGAGGTGTGAGTCGTGGGTGAATGGGACAGTCGTATCGATCTAGGTCGCGTTCGTCATTTTTAACCGCCTGATCCCTCTTTAGCCTCTTTGGAACGCGTCTATGTACCTCTGAATCCGCCTGTATAACGAGCCCCGATTATGTGGCTCGTTTCAACACGCGGCGAGGGGACTGCGCGATAGAAGTAAAGAGAACGCGGCCCGGGGAGGAGGACAGGCGGCAGGGAGGGCATGGAGGGCAGAGAAAGGAAGATAGAGggcgagaggagaggagaggagagcacCGGCTCGAAAAGGCTTAATGAAAGTTGCCTGTTGCTCGTACAAATCGTCGTGTCAACGGAGAAAATCTCCATTCCCCTCTCCCTGCCGTGACCCATAGCGAGCGAGTGGCCTTTCACGTGATAGCCGTTCGTAGCGGCCGCGGCAGATCAATTTCGTCCCATGCTACTCGCTCTACGCGCTCCCTCCTAATTACGAGATATTTTCGACGCGGTGAATTTTCAAAGCCACTCCATTAACGCTGGCCACCAGGTAATTACGGGATTATAAATATGCCGTGGGCGGTAATCAGACTGTTGCTCGATGAGTCGCCCAGCGGACCCGGACGGATTAAATAACATTGCGCACAGCCGCCGGGTGAACTATTTTCCACAGGTTCGACCGAGTTCCGATACGACGGAAATCTAAAAGCAGATCGAAACGAAATCGCGATACTCCGAGGAGCAATAAAGGCTACGTTTACTCTAACatggagagtattttaggtgtctgcctccgatcattttgatttttggatatgttatagaggaccgaaaaataagaaatacgtgtttttttatttttccccgttttcatatttggggggtgaaaactgcgttcaaagttagggttgaaaaatcatttttgtggaatatctcgagaactattagagataggggaatagtgtcaatggacgaattttgtgtctttgaatgcgaaatatgattgactcgccagattttcaaaaagtccatttgtttaaataatacatgaaaaaatttattttgttaataattcttgtaaatcttcatctattttcatggaaatttattttcttatacttcacagccgaaccgaaaatacggataaatcagaatttgtatttcctacaaattaacaaatataattattattgaagtttacttagaGTAAGGTGTTCTCCTACAGGAaaatgtagttctcaagttatctagaaataaaattctaaacaaaacatatctaatacgcatataatttccttttgtatactagatattgacagatttacaagaattattaccaaaaaagaacaatttttttatgtattatttaaacaaatagactttttgaaaatctggcgagtcagtcatgtttcgcattcaaagacacaaaattcgtccatcgacactattcccctatctctaatagttctcgagatattccacaaaaatgatttttcaaccccaactttgaacgcagttttcacctccccaaatatgaaaacggggaaaaataaaaagctACGTTTTACGAGGGATTCCGTGATCCGCGGGACTGCTGGTTGATATTCTTCAATGGCGAGCTGCTCTCAGCTTCGGGGCCGACTTGGCGCCGTATCGCCGGTAACGTGGTATAAGCTGCTCCTCGGTGAACATGCCAGATTTCGGGCAAGTTTCTCACGGGAGGCAGCAGGGGACTTTGTGGACTTTCGGAAAACTGGAGAGTGTCTCTCAATAACGCGATAATTGTGTTGCGCCTGTGTACACGTGCCGACCGAGTCCGACCCCGCAAAGTCAATATTCGTCTTGGGGGGGAAGCATCCGCGAAAATCACCCCGCCTCGGATTCAGCCCGCCTCCCAGGAGTGAAAGAGCCGCGGGGCGCGCAAAAATACCAATTATTCTAAGTAGCGCGATATACTTCGATTGGGGATTGCCGATAACGGTAGGCACGTCAACGACTTTTCCGCTTGATTGCTGTTTACGGTAATGCGCGGGACGGAGGAAGACAAAACAGGAGGAATCAAAGGGTCTCTGGCGATGATGGCGGTGAATCTTGCCGCGACCGGTGATTTTCGATAACGACGGGCCCGATCTGATGGACTTCCGGAAGCGTGTCATATCTCTCAATAATGCAGTAAACACAAAGACATTCCTGTCAGTTCTACGCGCTGCTTATGTATACATAACACATTCTTTGGTGGTAAGCGTGGTTATGAGCGTGGTCCGAGTCACCCCCTCCTCTGTCGCTGAACAGAGAAACGGACAGAGACACGCGTCGGCACACAGCTTCGAATTCTGTCTGTGTCTGCATGCCAGGAATCCGCCATCGGAGGcgaggagagcgagagagcgaacAGGAGGCTGCCGGATCGACAGGGACGTTGAGGGATGAAGGGGGACGAGGAGGGCCACGATCCGAAGCGCGAAGAGGGACGAGGAGAGAGGTAGAGAGTGGCAGACGATCGCGAATAGAGggtgagagggagagaggatggCGAAATGGCGAGGGAGGAAATGAGATAGGAAGGAGGAGAATGGATAGAGAGGGAGGGTTTGGTATATGTACATGGCAGATACATAGCACGGCTTGCGGAGGGCACAAGTTAGTGTCTATATACGCGAGAGATCGATAGAGGACAGAATCCCGGGACATCCCCAGCGATCCTGTTCTCTTATTCTTGCAAGAAGCATCCTTGGGTTAGGTAGCCTACGCGGTGCCCCCGTCGCATGTCTTCGCTTTGCATTAATGCGGGACCAGCGAGATACGGGAGTACGAATGTACGGATGTACGCAAGTACGGAAGGAAGGGCAGAAGGGAAGAAGGGGGATCTACGGGGGTGGAGGTGTATCGGTGTACGAGTGGCCAAGAAGAGGTGGCTCGGCCAAGGGACGAGTATTATCCGGCATGCATTACGCGTTCGAGCGGAGCTTCTTTCTTGCTGCCCCATCCCACGGTGTCTAGCGACAAAATTAAAACGGGCGACAGAGTCCACGGAATTAACGGCGAGAACCATGTGGAGGAGTTGATCTTCCGCTACGACTCGTGTCCTCCGAAAAACAGAACTGCTGGAAATAAGCTGGATCTCGGGCCGCGTGCGTCCTCGAGCCAACTTAGGAATAAACTTTCATCCCTTTAATCGGTGCACCCGCCCTCCGAGACACTGGTCGCGGGCCTCTCCAGACTATAGAAAGTTTCGCAGTCCGACATACATCCCCCATAGACAGGAAGCTTGTTCCTGGCAAGTGCTCGTTTAAAATTGCCCGATAAGAGGGTGCATTCGCGGCGCGGCGGATGGAAATTTCGATCCACGAACACGCTCGAGATTGTCGTCGAGGCGCGCCTTCCCCGAGGCAACGATCTCCCGCCGATCCTAGCGATCGCGCTATTGACCGTATTAGATTATGTCATACGGTAGTGTTCGAAATGTGAAAATGTAATTACGAGAAGCGTAGATAAGACTGAAGCTGGTCGTGGAATACACCTGAGACAGCGCGACGCGGCGGGGAACAGCGGGCCTTGGGAAACGCGCGGGTGCATTATTCCGAGTACATTACATTATCGTACCCGGTAAAACTGCTCCCCTCTCCCGGACTACCCGCCCTCCCTAGTCTTCGGCGAATTACTAACCGTGGTGTAATTATCGGGAAGAACGAGGTACGTCGTCACGTATCAGTCGTGAC
This portion of the Andrena cerasifolii isolate SP2316 chromosome 9, iyAndCera1_principal, whole genome shotgun sequence genome encodes:
- the Csp2 gene encoding chemosensory protein 2; the encoded protein is MASTIKLLFVACALLICTATAESEEGQSGRSRVSDDQLNMALSDQRYLRRQLKCALGEAPCDPVGRRLKSLAPLVLRGSCPQCSPEETRQIKKVLSHIQRTYPKEWSRIVQQYAGVS